A genomic window from Tautonia rosea includes:
- the ribF gene encoding riboflavin biosynthesis protein RibF has translation MITLENLQPVPDALRRSVLSIGNFDGVHRGHADLIGRLRLMADALKAPAIAITFDPHPIAVLRPDQAPAPLSWTDRKAALLKQIGVDAVAIFKTGPWLLGLTARAFFERVILDQFDAAGLVEGPTFGFGRDRVGTVETLDDWCAEAGLRFEIAAPSEQDGRIVSSTRIRHALLDGLAHEAAGLLGRPHRLRGTVVRGEGRGRTIGFPTANLGGIDTLIPADGVYATLAYLDGSPEPIPSATHIGPNATFGAEMRTVEAHLLDFEANLYGRRIELDLLARLRPSQAFHGLEALLAQMECDVAEARKVIAGHRLL, from the coding sequence GTGATCACCCTTGAGAATTTGCAGCCCGTCCCTGATGCCCTGCGTCGATCAGTGCTCTCAATCGGGAATTTTGACGGCGTTCATCGCGGCCATGCCGATCTGATCGGCAGACTGCGGTTGATGGCCGATGCGCTGAAGGCCCCGGCCATCGCGATCACCTTCGACCCGCACCCAATCGCCGTGCTTCGCCCCGATCAGGCCCCTGCACCGCTGAGCTGGACCGATCGCAAAGCGGCGTTGCTGAAACAGATCGGGGTCGATGCAGTCGCTATCTTCAAGACTGGCCCCTGGTTGCTCGGACTCACGGCCCGAGCGTTCTTCGAACGGGTCATCCTGGATCAATTCGACGCTGCCGGGCTGGTCGAGGGTCCGACGTTCGGCTTCGGACGGGATCGCGTGGGAACGGTCGAGACGCTTGATGACTGGTGCGCCGAGGCGGGCCTCCGGTTCGAGATCGCGGCTCCGTCGGAGCAGGACGGGAGGATTGTATCCTCAACTCGCATCCGTCACGCCTTGCTCGACGGCCTCGCCCACGAGGCTGCCGGGTTGCTCGGCCGTCCTCATCGCCTCCGGGGAACAGTCGTTCGGGGAGAGGGTCGAGGGCGCACCATCGGCTTTCCGACGGCGAACCTGGGCGGGATCGACACGCTCATCCCAGCCGATGGCGTGTACGCGACCCTGGCCTATCTTGACGGCAGCCCCGAGCCAATCCCCTCGGCCACGCACATCGGCCCCAATGCGACGTTCGGCGCGGAGATGAGAACGGTTGAGGCGCACTTGCTCGATTTTGAGGCGAACCTTTACGGCCGTCGGATCGAGCTCGACCTGCTCGCCCGCCTCCGCCCGTCGCAGGCCTTCCACGGGCTTGAGGCGCTGCTGGCCCAGATGGAATGCGATGTGGCTGAGGCCCGCAAGGTGATCGCCGGGCATCGGCTCCTTTGA
- a CDS encoding glycosyltransferase, translating to MDETPNRLEAGAAADSGFTLYVDANPLADRHLTGIGRYTARVVLSLARLVPLRFFSNGKELILNGELDPNLDQDLGSLGRWIWSSRREPLGTPPARSAGLFGCLRPVEKLFPVEMSILHDFTPLVVPWTHSEKTRGMFRGFFAKSLLSSDCALAVSHATKADAGWLTPFPQHRIVVAHSGPSLCVESHCDDSTPERRPNVGLVVSTLEPRKNPFFLLDWFRDSDALPDGAELWWVGPLGWLTSRKALEKYRRLPRGRRVRFLGVVPDRELCRLYRTVGWSIYPSLYEGFGFPVLDSLRHGTPVLASYNSALREFDTPGIHFFDPSEPSTVDQAWQKLRRASPIAIPQEPLDAHYRWDRVARTIVETLTGFLERSESSSSGDSRQLRIDSGTLVRGQSILIDTPDRIGSVRS from the coding sequence ATGGATGAGACCCCGAATCGCTTGGAGGCCGGGGCTGCGGCCGATTCTGGATTCACGCTATACGTCGATGCCAACCCACTGGCCGATCGGCATTTGACCGGAATCGGTCGCTACACGGCTCGCGTCGTGCTGTCTCTGGCTCGTCTCGTGCCCTTGCGATTCTTCTCGAACGGGAAGGAACTGATCCTCAACGGGGAACTGGACCCGAACCTCGACCAGGATCTCGGATCGCTCGGCCGATGGATCTGGTCGAGCCGTCGCGAGCCGCTCGGGACTCCTCCCGCTCGAAGCGCCGGGCTCTTCGGCTGCCTAAGGCCTGTCGAGAAGCTCTTCCCGGTCGAGATGAGCATCCTGCACGACTTCACCCCGCTCGTCGTCCCCTGGACGCATTCCGAGAAAACGCGGGGGATGTTCCGTGGCTTCTTCGCCAAGAGCCTGCTCTCGTCCGACTGTGCTCTGGCCGTCTCGCATGCCACCAAGGCCGACGCGGGCTGGCTGACCCCCTTCCCGCAACACCGGATTGTCGTCGCCCACTCGGGGCCGAGCCTCTGCGTCGAATCCCACTGCGACGACAGCACGCCGGAGCGACGTCCGAATGTCGGTCTGGTCGTTTCGACGCTCGAACCTCGCAAGAATCCGTTCTTCCTGCTCGACTGGTTTCGCGATTCCGACGCCTTGCCCGATGGGGCCGAACTCTGGTGGGTCGGACCGCTGGGTTGGCTCACCTCACGCAAGGCTCTGGAGAAGTACCGACGCCTCCCCCGAGGCCGTCGGGTCCGGTTTCTCGGCGTCGTGCCCGATCGAGAACTCTGCCGCCTCTATCGAACCGTCGGCTGGTCCATCTATCCGTCGCTCTACGAAGGATTCGGTTTTCCGGTGCTCGACTCGCTCCGCCACGGAACCCCCGTGCTGGCCAGCTACAACAGCGCCCTCCGTGAATTTGACACACCAGGGATCCACTTCTTCGACCCGTCCGAACCTAGCACCGTGGATCAGGCCTGGCAGAAACTCCGTCGAGCCTCGCCGATTGCCATTCCTCAAGAACCGCTCGACGCTCACTACCGATGGGATCGGGTGGCACGAACGATCGTCGAAACCCTGACGGGCTTCCTGGAGCGTTCCGAATCGTCCTCTTCCGGTGATTCCAGACAACTTCGGATCGATTCCGGGACGCTTGTGAGAGGGCAATCGATCTTGATTGATACCCCGGACCGAATCGGCTCAGTACGAAGCTGA
- a CDS encoding SDR family oxidoreductase has protein sequence MTRIGTNPPVVVITGASAGVGRATSRAFADRGARIGLIARGRDGLEATRREVERRGGQALVLPCDVADAQAVENAAEAVERELGPIDVWVNNAMVSVFSPILEITPEDFRRVTEVTYLGYVHGTLAALKRMKPRDRGKIIQVGSALAYRGIPLQSAYCAAKHAIQGFNDSLRAELLHERSRVRVTSIQLPAMNTPQFRWVKSRLPRKGQPVPPIYQPEIAAEAILWASDHNRRELFVGVPTYQVILGNKLVPAVGDWYLSRYGYDSQMGDEPQAPDQPHNLWEPLPGDRGAHGAFNAQAINPRWELQCSIHRNAILGGLALVGVVAAGLAWSRLSSS, from the coding sequence ATGACACGCATTGGAACGAACCCGCCTGTCGTTGTGATCACCGGCGCCTCGGCCGGGGTGGGTCGCGCTACGTCGCGAGCCTTTGCGGATCGAGGTGCCCGCATCGGCCTGATTGCCCGGGGTCGGGACGGGCTGGAGGCGACCCGGCGGGAGGTTGAGCGGCGGGGAGGGCAGGCTCTGGTGCTTCCCTGCGACGTGGCTGATGCCCAGGCGGTCGAGAACGCAGCCGAGGCCGTCGAGCGCGAACTGGGGCCGATCGACGTCTGGGTCAACAACGCCATGGTCTCGGTCTTTTCCCCCATCCTCGAAATCACCCCCGAGGATTTTCGCAGGGTGACCGAGGTGACCTATCTGGGGTATGTTCACGGAACCCTTGCAGCCTTGAAACGGATGAAACCCAGAGATCGGGGGAAGATCATTCAGGTCGGATCAGCCCTTGCTTATCGGGGAATTCCGCTCCAGTCGGCATACTGTGCCGCGAAGCATGCGATCCAGGGCTTCAATGACTCGCTTCGGGCCGAACTGTTGCACGAACGAAGTCGCGTGCGCGTGACCTCGATCCAACTGCCTGCAATGAACACGCCACAGTTTCGCTGGGTAAAAAGCCGACTTCCGCGCAAGGGACAGCCGGTCCCTCCAATTTACCAGCCTGAAATCGCCGCCGAGGCAATTCTCTGGGCCTCGGATCACAACCGCCGCGAGTTGTTTGTCGGAGTGCCGACCTACCAGGTGATTCTCGGGAACAAACTCGTCCCAGCCGTAGGTGACTGGTACCTGAGCCGGTACGGATACGACTCCCAAATGGGGGACGAACCACAGGCACCGGACCAACCGCACAACCTTTGGGAGCCGCTCCCCGGCGACCGGGGAGCCCACGGGGCATTTAACGCTCAGGCAATAAATCCCCGTTGGGAGCTTCAGTGTTCCATTCATCGTAACGCGATTCTCGGCGGTCTCGCACTCGTTGGTGTCGTGGCGGCCGGTCTGGCGTGGTCGCGCTTGTCGTCGTCCTGA
- a CDS encoding GDSL-type esterase/lipase family protein, with protein sequence MARSLHRLRSVCLLVPVLGVMIWISPTWDSLRAEDAPPDPDPTRFASDIEAFEQGDRASPPEPSSILFLGSSSIKLWDLNVWFPEQTLLNRGFGGSQLSDVIHYADRLITPSRPRLVIVYAGDNDIAEGKSPERVLKDFLTLSSRIRTLSPNASIVFLSIKPSLARKDHWPSMRHANRLINEACDMSAHLHFLDVASPMLDALGAMRPELYDSDGLHLNNDGYAIWAERLAPVLQRFLDNSSAR encoded by the coding sequence ATGGCGCGTTCCTTGCATCGACTTCGATCCGTCTGCCTCCTGGTGCCCGTGCTGGGAGTGATGATCTGGATCTCGCCGACCTGGGACTCACTTCGAGCAGAGGATGCCCCTCCAGATCCGGACCCCACACGGTTCGCCAGTGACATTGAGGCGTTCGAGCAAGGCGATCGAGCTAGTCCTCCCGAACCCTCGTCCATCCTCTTTCTGGGAAGTTCGAGCATCAAGCTCTGGGATCTGAATGTTTGGTTTCCTGAGCAAACGCTCCTGAATCGAGGATTTGGCGGATCGCAACTCTCAGACGTGATTCACTATGCGGATCGCCTCATCACTCCGTCGCGTCCTCGATTGGTCATCGTTTATGCGGGAGACAACGACATTGCGGAGGGGAAGTCACCAGAGCGCGTACTGAAGGATTTTCTCACGCTCTCGAGCCGCATCCGAACGCTCTCGCCGAACGCCTCAATCGTATTTCTCTCGATCAAACCGAGTCTTGCCCGAAAAGATCACTGGCCGTCCATGCGTCACGCGAATAGACTCATCAACGAGGCCTGCGACATGAGTGCTCACCTCCATTTTCTCGATGTCGCCAGTCCGATGCTCGACGCCCTGGGAGCCATGAGGCCTGAACTTTATGACTCCGACGGTTTGCATCTGAACAACGACGGATACGCGATTTGGGCCGAGCGGCTTGCTCCCGTTCTTCAACGATTTCTCGACAATTCGTCGGCCCGTTAG
- a CDS encoding PP2C family protein-serine/threonine phosphatase yields MDTTDPKILDTGDFPSVPPALPPRIEVISSARSDVGKVRRNNEDHYLVARLRRSIDIDATNLDSLRLPLLREEAGHLLAVADGMGGMASGEDASFLAISAGLELLRDAAKWHLDVSGPNEIEELVATCRSYIQQINQRVYTQASQDASKEGMGTTLSVAYSVGLRLFVVHVGDSRVYLAHGGTLQQITRDHTVAQDLATTGRITQSEVKSHRMRNVLTNYIGSPDQGIEAEIHRLELHPGDRLLLCSDGLSDQVEDAEIAQILASASEPKAACDRLVDAALKAGGRDNITVIVADYRVESS; encoded by the coding sequence ATGGATACAACGGACCCGAAGATCCTGGACACGGGAGACTTTCCCTCGGTTCCCCCAGCGTTGCCACCGCGAATCGAGGTCATCTCGTCAGCTCGGAGCGATGTCGGCAAGGTCCGACGAAACAATGAAGACCACTATTTGGTCGCCCGTCTTCGCCGCTCAATCGACATCGACGCTACGAATCTCGATTCCTTACGGCTTCCTCTGCTCCGCGAGGAAGCCGGACACCTGCTTGCCGTTGCCGATGGCATGGGCGGCATGGCGTCAGGAGAAGACGCCAGCTTCCTGGCCATCAGTGCCGGGTTGGAGTTGCTCCGAGACGCGGCCAAGTGGCACCTGGACGTCTCGGGACCAAATGAGATTGAGGAACTCGTTGCCACGTGCCGGAGTTACATTCAGCAGATAAACCAGCGGGTTTACACCCAGGCCTCCCAGGATGCCTCAAAGGAAGGGATGGGCACTACGCTCTCCGTTGCTTACAGCGTTGGACTTCGACTCTTTGTGGTTCATGTGGGAGATTCCCGTGTCTACCTCGCACACGGCGGAACCCTGCAGCAGATCACCCGAGATCATACGGTCGCACAAGACCTGGCCACGACCGGTCGGATTACACAATCGGAAGTCAAGTCGCATCGCATGCGAAATGTCTTGACCAACTACATCGGATCGCCCGACCAGGGGATCGAGGCCGAGATTCACCGGCTCGAATTGCATCCCGGTGACCGGCTCCTGCTCTGCAGCGACGGTCTGAGCGATCAGGTTGAGGATGCCGAAATCGCTCAGATCCTCGCGAGTGCATCCGAGCCGAAGGCCGCGTGCGACCGTCTGGTCGACGCGGCCTTGAAAGCCGGAGGGCGAGACAACATCACCGTCATCGTGGCCGATTACCGAGTGGAGTCGTCCTGA
- a CDS encoding Kelch repeat-containing protein, whose product MKRSAPRCVRLRGLCAAVASLSLFGLGQPSSAHFLWISGEREEDGSVVAHAFFADQTVPDLPMFLKYLDSATYSIEGKPLSLNRGEDSDFVQLPENLPRVVDGELEFGIMNRGESTFRLMYTTRLQLGPLPTGTVEAGEGLRMSWLVDAEEPALIQVRFNGEPAARAEVKVYHEDGNDRTLIADDQGRVRCPDLADGRAGLLAKWIDGTAGELDGTPYPESRHYATLMVTPILVSQDTKAVADTCRLSRPFALIPEPINSFGGAVVGDSLYVYSGHTGTTHRYHTGTTNPHFYRLDLRDRTTWEELPCGTALQGVALVAHDGKLIRVGGMLARNEEGSPHDLISVDEVARFDPETSEWTDLPPLPEPRSTHDAAVLGDYLYVVGGWSMTGGDSNGAYFLDDALRLDLTNPEAGWEVLPSLPTPRRALAVAAHDGKIFVVGGLLENGDTTREVVVFDPEDQSWMQGPELPGEPIQGFAPSAFSLGGRLLASGGNGTVYRLTETADSWEAIAEQAVPRITHRLLPGIDEDALIVGGNFAGVPVRFIESIPLDGTTSAMDLVTWTVELPGAAVQSHAVSMVGSQVLLAGGNRSANPHDFKSELLTDEVFTIRLDGTRAEPIGALPSARQSSVVVSVPDGRQLDTYVLGGIADDGEVVRTLGSVVRRQASESTWESLKASIPDDRGMFGAAVHDGAIWVFGGSIFDPRPEAQNRGFPTEVLRWDVEAEDSTFEVTEHQIPRARRSFAGAVLDGNYYLVGGLGDDQTLVDVVDVFNFETKAWQTIPSPSQPRVFADLVVLDGKLYMGGGFAAGSSGHFEPARSIEVYDPESGTWSTMIEELPIAVNALRLMTVRDRLLLFGIDANDPQQARFVLMAPQPFEQTTLKASASANTPVGLPSLDQAQDDSTR is encoded by the coding sequence ATGAAACGATCAGCGCCTCGATGCGTTCGATTGCGAGGCCTGTGTGCGGCCGTCGCGAGCCTCTCCCTTTTCGGGCTAGGCCAGCCGTCCTCGGCCCATTTCCTCTGGATCTCCGGCGAACGGGAAGAGGATGGCTCGGTCGTCGCCCACGCCTTCTTCGCCGATCAAACGGTTCCCGATCTGCCGATGTTTTTGAAGTATCTGGACTCGGCCACCTACTCGATCGAGGGCAAACCGCTCTCACTGAATCGAGGAGAGGACTCCGACTTCGTCCAGTTGCCCGAAAACCTTCCCCGAGTCGTCGACGGTGAGCTGGAGTTCGGCATCATGAACCGGGGGGAGTCGACCTTCCGGCTCATGTATACAACGCGCCTGCAGCTCGGACCGCTCCCTACCGGAACCGTCGAAGCGGGTGAAGGTCTTCGGATGAGTTGGCTGGTGGACGCTGAAGAACCGGCCCTCATTCAGGTCCGCTTCAACGGGGAACCTGCTGCCCGCGCCGAGGTCAAGGTGTATCATGAGGATGGTAATGACCGCACCTTGATTGCCGACGACCAGGGGCGTGTTCGTTGTCCTGATTTGGCCGACGGGCGTGCTGGTTTGCTTGCCAAATGGATTGATGGAACCGCGGGCGAACTGGACGGCACTCCCTATCCGGAATCGCGCCACTATGCGACCCTCATGGTCACGCCGATCCTTGTCTCCCAGGACACCAAGGCCGTGGCTGATACCTGCCGATTGTCCAGACCCTTTGCTTTGATCCCCGAGCCGATCAACAGCTTCGGCGGTGCGGTCGTGGGTGATTCTCTTTATGTATATAGTGGTCACACAGGGACGACTCATCGTTACCACACCGGCACCACGAACCCTCACTTCTATCGGCTCGACCTTCGAGACCGGACGACCTGGGAAGAGCTGCCTTGTGGCACCGCCCTTCAGGGAGTTGCGCTGGTTGCTCATGACGGCAAACTCATTCGGGTGGGTGGCATGCTGGCCCGAAATGAGGAGGGATCACCGCACGATCTGATTTCTGTGGATGAGGTGGCTCGCTTTGATCCCGAGACGAGCGAGTGGACCGATCTTCCTCCGCTGCCGGAACCCCGATCCACGCACGACGCCGCAGTGCTGGGAGATTACCTCTACGTCGTCGGTGGCTGGTCGATGACGGGGGGAGACTCGAACGGAGCGTACTTTCTTGATGATGCATTGCGTCTCGATCTGACCAACCCCGAAGCTGGCTGGGAGGTGTTGCCCTCGCTACCGACACCTCGGCGAGCGCTGGCGGTCGCCGCGCATGATGGCAAGATCTTCGTGGTGGGCGGTCTGCTGGAGAATGGTGACACCACCCGAGAGGTGGTTGTCTTCGACCCTGAAGATCAGTCCTGGATGCAAGGGCCGGAACTGCCTGGCGAGCCGATTCAGGGGTTTGCTCCCTCGGCCTTCAGTCTCGGCGGCCGACTGCTTGCGAGCGGTGGCAATGGCACGGTTTACCGTCTCACCGAGACAGCCGATTCGTGGGAGGCAATCGCCGAACAGGCGGTCCCCCGGATCACTCATCGGCTCTTGCCCGGAATCGACGAAGACGCCTTGATTGTCGGCGGCAACTTCGCGGGAGTGCCCGTGCGATTCATCGAGTCGATCCCGCTCGATGGCACCACCTCGGCGATGGACCTGGTGACCTGGACGGTCGAACTTCCGGGAGCGGCGGTGCAATCGCACGCCGTCAGCATGGTCGGGTCTCAGGTGCTGCTTGCCGGAGGAAATCGAAGCGCCAACCCTCACGATTTCAAGTCAGAACTGCTGACGGATGAGGTCTTCACTATTCGTTTGGATGGAACACGAGCCGAACCGATTGGGGCCTTGCCCTCGGCCCGGCAGTCCAGTGTGGTCGTTTCAGTTCCTGATGGCAGGCAGCTCGATACCTACGTCCTGGGCGGAATCGCGGACGATGGGGAGGTAGTTCGAACTCTCGGATCGGTGGTTCGGCGTCAGGCGTCGGAGTCAACCTGGGAATCCCTTAAGGCGTCGATTCCCGACGATCGCGGAATGTTCGGCGCAGCGGTCCATGACGGCGCAATCTGGGTCTTCGGCGGAAGCATCTTTGACCCCCGTCCCGAAGCGCAAAACCGCGGGTTCCCGACCGAGGTGCTTCGCTGGGACGTTGAGGCCGAAGACAGCACATTTGAGGTGACCGAGCATCAGATCCCGAGGGCCCGTCGATCCTTCGCCGGGGCGGTTCTGGACGGGAACTATTATCTGGTCGGTGGCCTGGGAGACGACCAGACGCTGGTCGATGTGGTCGATGTGTTCAACTTCGAGACGAAAGCGTGGCAGACGATTCCGTCTCCCAGCCAACCTCGCGTCTTTGCCGATCTGGTCGTGCTCGACGGAAAGCTTTATATGGGAGGAGGCTTTGCGGCAGGTTCGTCCGGCCACTTCGAACCGGCCCGCTCGATCGAAGTCTACGACCCTGAATCGGGGACCTGGAGCACGATGATTGAGGAACTTCCGATCGCGGTCAACGCGCTCCGGCTCATGACCGTTCGGGATCGGTTGCTCCTGTTCGGAATTGATGCCAACGATCCTCAGCAGGCTCGCTTCGTACTGATGGCACCTCAACCGTTCGAGCAGACGACGCTCAAGGCAAGTGCGAGTGCCAACACGCCCGTTGGCCTCCCCAGCCTCGACCAGGCTCAGGACGACTCCACTCGGTAA
- a CDS encoding DUF1559 domain-containing protein, giving the protein MNTVQKRRRYGFTLIELLVVIAIIGVLIALLLPAVQSAREAARRAQCVNNLKQIGLALHNYESTHQVFPAAMHGGFAQLYGNFTGYHSVLPYMEQSALSSAFNFEQAFASPTLGTYFGWSLPAQTTGITTQVSTFLCPSNRNMSEVGSTFNFAGVSWALDRVAVTDYIFSAGADNYVSPPYVNRSLRGIAGIDTFTRLAEVRDGTSQTFLMGESAGGNAANPFVAVGSAENRVCVPLEQFDQGRFYDNVMFMAFGRRRSWGSEFIVGGIIGKTTDRIGVFYGLNDCGYPSDTTRFPGPNGFPVSPTSGQTLPNFRSVHPGGANFLFADGSVKFVKETINAQSYMALSTVAGGEIVSSDQY; this is encoded by the coding sequence ATGAACACGGTTCAGAAGCGTCGTCGGTATGGATTTACGCTGATTGAGCTGCTGGTGGTCATTGCGATCATCGGCGTCCTCATTGCCCTGCTGCTGCCGGCCGTCCAGTCGGCTCGCGAGGCGGCTCGTCGGGCGCAATGTGTGAACAATCTCAAGCAGATTGGTCTGGCATTGCACAACTATGAAAGCACCCATCAGGTCTTTCCGGCGGCTATGCACGGTGGGTTTGCTCAACTCTACGGGAATTTTACAGGCTATCACTCGGTTCTGCCCTACATGGAGCAGTCGGCGCTCTCCTCGGCGTTTAATTTCGAGCAAGCGTTCGCCTCGCCGACGTTAGGAACGTATTTCGGCTGGTCGTTACCGGCCCAGACGACCGGAATCACGACGCAAGTCAGCACGTTTCTCTGCCCGTCGAACCGGAACATGAGCGAGGTCGGCTCGACCTTCAACTTCGCCGGAGTTTCCTGGGCCCTCGACCGAGTCGCGGTGACCGACTACATCTTTAGCGCAGGGGCTGACAACTATGTCTCGCCGCCGTACGTCAACCGAAGCCTGAGGGGAATCGCCGGGATCGACACCTTCACCCGATTGGCTGAGGTCCGAGACGGGACGAGCCAGACCTTCCTCATGGGAGAATCGGCCGGCGGCAACGCCGCCAACCCGTTCGTTGCCGTGGGATCGGCCGAAAACCGGGTCTGTGTCCCGCTCGAACAATTCGATCAGGGCCGCTTCTATGACAACGTGATGTTCATGGCCTTCGGACGCCGACGGAGCTGGGGATCAGAGTTCATCGTCGGGGGCATCATCGGGAAGACAACCGACCGTATCGGCGTCTTCTACGGTTTGAACGATTGCGGCTATCCTTCGGATACCACCCGTTTCCCGGGCCCGAACGGGTTCCCGGTCTCCCCGACCAGCGGCCAAACTCTCCCGAACTTCCGGAGCGTGCATCCAGGGGGGGCCAACTTCCTGTTCGCCGATGGCAGCGTGAAGTTCGTTAAGGAAACAATCAACGCCCAATCCTACATGGCGCTTTCAACCGTGGCTGGCGGAGAAATCGTTTCGTCCGATCAATATTAA